The following DNA comes from Malania oleifera isolate guangnan ecotype guangnan chromosome 12, ASM2987363v1, whole genome shotgun sequence.
AAAGATGTCAAATGCATAAGTTGCACAACCGGGAATAGAACATCAAATTTGTTCATAGCATCAGCaacacccagtcaaccacaataCTTCATGGGAGAAACTAGACCTAGACCTTTTCTAGTTGTAACATACAGTTGATGAGGTGGATATTGATCACACCACCAATCCTAACCTCACAATGCCTCAACTTACATGTAAAAAGTTGAGGCAAAAGAAATTATTCTTCAAGAGATTGTGCccccaaaataaaattcttggtCAACAGAGCCACGCCAATTAAGGTACCTAAAATCAAAGACTCGCGCACATGCCCCTTGAAACAGTAACAAAATCTGCAAAACTTATGCTACCTACTTATTGAGCCTACTAAACTAAAGAATTTgagttctttctttcttttttttctctcagaaataaatatgaatatatgatGCACTATGGAAAACTGAGAGACTGAGAACTGGCCAAAACTTTAAGGCTGTTGACAGGCTGATAGTATAGCATTTTATGGCATTCTTAAGACTTGCACTCTACCCTTAAGGATTCTATCCACAAAAAGAGACATATCAATGTTTTTGTCTTCATGAAGAATCACTACTGCTGACCACAGGATTCTATATACCGTAGAAGACAAGGAGTTGCAGGAGCTCAGCATTCTAGGTGAATGATGTCTTGATTACATTTATGGAGGCAAAAGTTTCACTAAAACTTCCATGGACACATTAAATGTAAACAAGAGATGCCCTCTTATTTCACTTTCTCAGTGGCACAAAATACAAGTTGAAAAATCTTTCTTTTTCCCCTCCTTTCTACAAGTTCATCAATTTTCTTTTTGAGTTTGCTACATTAACAAATTCCCTCTTATTGACTTGGACTAGTCACCTTCCAAGAACACCCAAGTAAACCATAAACAAACTATTTACCTCATCAAAAAACAACCAAGTCCTCCAagttaaaatttgaaaaactccTCCTTTCCTATCTGTTCAACTTAAATGAAGAATAATTGGTGGATGAACAGCAAGACACTCTCATAAGCTCATCTATCTCTACCTCTACAAGTTTCTCCTATAAAAAGTCAAGGTCAACCAAGCCACACCCCAAATATCTATAGCAGACATACAGTGCCTCTCATTATTTTTCTAATGATTAAATTAACCTGACaagtttttaaaacttttaaaggAGTATTGCACACATAAGAGTGAACAGGACATATGCTCTAAAATGTGGGGCTTATTTATGAAAAAACATATGGCCAACTATGAGTTGATTTCCAGAAAGAGTAACAGCACCGTAGGGCAAATATGTAGCTGGTTGCTTCCTAATTCCTACTACAATAAGCCAAAATAATTAAGAGAGCCTGCTTAGATGATAAAATACAAATTGGATATTGACAACACTAAAAAAAACTCCACCTATTATACCCGTAGTTCATAAGCCTACACTGCCTGCTGGTTGGACCAAATCCAGCCACAACACTAGTTCAAATGACATTTAAGTAAGAACCAGAAATGAGCAAGGATCAATCCTGTGCGACCTAGAGTGACTCAGTAAAATTCATTGGCCAAGTTGACCCATACtcccttaaaaaaaatattgtatgtCTGTTCCCCAGAAGACTCAAACTCTAGTTCCAGGTAAGCAGAGCCCCTCCTTGCCACTCTGGCACGTTAGCCTTTGTAAGTAATCAATTGCTATAcgcaaaataatcataacatacatTAAAAGATTGAAAATAAAGACATATTTGTTAgcctttaaaaataataaaatacaaatgtTTATTTTTTCCTATATAgatacataaaaaaaattcagaatatataaaaaatataaatgcaTAAAACATGTAAAATACATTTAAAGTATTGCACCAATCTGACCATAGGATCACTAGTTGGACAAACTAAGTCCCTTATCAAAGGCCAGTCCACTCAGGCCAGGTTTTAAAACATTGATGAAACTTCCCAcatataaaatgaaaattaacATATATAGACTTATACCTCAGACAAAATAATATGCCACATAAGCTCAATCAGATCAATGTAAAACAATGATTCACAGGCAGCAACATAACACACCTACAATCTATGCAAGTTAAAAAGGTCTGAGTTTACCCAGGGACGTTAGTCAGTCAGCCAAGCACAACGCCTAACCAAACATTAATTGGAAAGCCAATTTTCTTAAGCAGCAGAAACACCAACATGTGATATACACAACACAGTACTGATATGGCAATATGACAATCTTCAAGAAAGCTAATAAGATACAACACAACAGATGGAGATGTgtcaattaattaatttgaataaaaaaaaaaaaagacatattCAGGCATAATTAAGGATAATTTCCCCTTTCAGATGTAAAATTATGCATTAAAGTAAATTTATGATGAATTATAGACATTATTAATGCAAATTCTATAAACATATTTAATCTACATTCATTTTCAGCATGCATTTACATAATCTGACACAACAAGGATGCattgattaattaaaaaaaaaaaaaaaaaaacatatttggtCATAATTTTTCCCTTTTAAATGTAAACTACAGAGGCAAAGTAAATTTACAATGAATCATTTGCATGCACATTTTATAAATGAATTTCGTCTACATTCTTTCCCAGcattcatatttcatatattgACACTAGACATCCCTAAATAAACCATAAGATTTATAACATAATGTCATAATCAAAAGGTATCATCAACCATCAAACCTCCTAATAATAAAAAACAAGGCAATTAACAACAAGAAGCATGAAAAATATTGGTGAAAAAAAAAAGCAGCAAGCTAGTAAAATTATGCAGGAAAAATATGAAAAGACGTGCCACATCTGTGCTCAAATCATACCAAGGCTGTGTCAGAAATAAATAGAATTAATTCAAGTTCCACCACGTATTGGACACATGCCGGGCCCTGTTGAACACTGCTGGTGTCCAACACACACTCAGAGGTTCTTGGAGTGTTGGTGCTTCCTACCAAGTTCCGTAGATTCAAACACGGACAAGAAAAATATTAAACCAAAGCTCCTAAAATTCAATGATCTGACAAGTCACTTGATTTGCCAgcataaaaaccaccacaaatgGGAGCATACACAAATTTGGTTAATTTCTCATTCagaggtatttataaattttcttatattgGTTGTGTTAAAGATTGTTCCAATCTAAATATCATTCAAGACTTCATGATTTTCCGCATGTACAGACAATAGTTCAAATTATACAGGCATATTAATGTATAAATTATATACACAATTTTGGAATCCATGTGGACCATCAATAAATAATGCTCTATTTAGATTCCACACAATGATGCTTGAGCTATCTGTATTATTTTGCCTTTTATTGACCCAAACATGTGAGCTCATTGGAGCCATCATGTATCgtctttcttttaaaaaaattggtaAGCTTTTAAGAAAGTAAGTAGTAACAAAATAGAACTGATTGGAAGCATATTAAAGTATAATCAAACGAAGATATTTACAGCTCAAAGTTAAAATATTGAGTCAAAAAGCTGAAGAAATGACATTTGAATTTTAATCACTAATCAGAGTATCATACACATTTTCGCAAGCCAATTAAGGAAAATTCCCATCAAAATAGAAAAAAGTAGATTGAGCTCCTTCAAGAATCAAGGGATAAATAACTTGGTATAAATCAGACAGCAGAAATATCAATAAAATTGAAGAGCAGAAATATCAATAAAATTGAAGCAAGCAATTTTACACAATAGTACAAATTTTACAGATTGCAGCTCAATTgctcaaatttaaaaataaaaatatatgatagaGATGTTTTGGGAATTCAAGTTTCAAAACTACtcttcttctttaaaaaaaaaaaatttaatactaaTGAGCAGTTGAGTGGCAATATGTAGTCAGACCACATAGCTTCAGTAATCACTCTCCCAAAGAGGGGCATCGCAAGGCAAGCATCaccaaagataaaataaaatatatatttattgcaTGCATCACAATATAGCAAATTCTTCAATCAAATTCATAATATGAAGAATTTATTTTATGCAAGCACTGCATTTATTTTATAAACTAACAGTCTTCTTAGACACAGAAAATTCAGCAAAATTAACCCACAAATATAAATGTCTTACAACCATACCAAATTTAATAAATAGCTTGCATTGATAAAAGATTATCTCCAGATTCCAAATATACAAAATAGATTAATGACGGTGATTTAACCATCACTTTACCATACCTGATACTCCAAAATGGCATTTTTTTACAGCAACTCGATGAATCCatcattataaaaataaaaaataaaaaacaattatgAATTCATTCAAGAAACAGATAAACCGcgattaaattttattttattaaaaaaaaaatgacaaacatCTAAATTAAATGTAATCACTCAGGAGAAATATTGGGCATAGCATAGCAAGAACTCACGTCAATCTGGCCCTTCTTCGCAACATTCGACCAGTCCTTCGCGGCCACACCAGTCTTCCAATCAAAATCAACAGTCAACGTCACCTGGGGCTTGTGATCAGCCGCCCAGAAGCACGCCATGTAATCGCCGGCTTCCACCGCCGTAAACCCAAACTGCCCAGACTCGACATTTTCCGCTTGGTGATAACTGTTGCCGTAAGATGAAGTCACCTGAAATCAACAGACCGGGGAGAAAAAAGTAACAACAAAATCACAGGGGAAAAACAGAAAACTTGAAACAAAATTAGGTTTAAAATTTCGATTGAGGCTTACCCGAGCGGTGACTCTGTGAGTATCAGGCATGGGGTAACCTTCGTTGGGATTGACGACGGAGTACTTCCCTACTGTCATCGAATTGCTTTTGATGTCTTCAGCTATGCATTTGGTGTGACCGGATTCAAGCTCAAAGCGTACGGATTGAGAAATGTCTAGAAAGAACCCTAGATTTAGGAGgagaatgaaatggaaaagaCGAGACATATTGGATGCGATGGAGAAGACAGTGCTCGCTAGATTTTCTGGCTTGATGAGCGGAGGAGAAGGAAGGAGAgcgagagacagagagagagaacGGAGTTCGTCGTGGTCGCACGAGATCTGACGACTGCGTACAGATAGACTGGGAAGCGGACGAGGCAAGTGGGCCGGGGCGAGGTTTTTCTGGGCTTAGCGCGGCTCACAGGTCCACAAGTCCTCAGTTGGCCCAACATGGTAAGCACTGATATGTCAAATTAAAGTGACCAAATGTTAGGGagctttttatgaaaatattaagaagaaaaaaaaaaaaaaacacacacacacacacacacacaaatataagtAGATGAAGGAAATATT
Coding sequences within:
- the LOC131143753 gene encoding transmembrane emp24 domain-containing protein p24delta9-like; translation: MSRLFHFILLLNLGFFLDISQSVRFELESGHTKCIAEDIKSNSMTVGKYSVVNPNEGYPMPDTHRVTARVTSSYGNSYHQAENVESGQFGFTAVEAGDYMACFWAADHKPQVTLTVDFDWKTGVAAKDWSNVAKKGQIDVMEIELSKLSETVQSIHDEMFYLREREEEMQELNRATNTNMAWLSFVSLLVCLSVAGLQVWHLKTFFERKKLL